The following are encoded together in the Bradymonas sediminis genome:
- a CDS encoding YfgM family protein, which yields MAIKIRKRQQEGDAPELDESGVPTSIDFDSVDPESGVPPIDADPILGATMQGVSWIERNLNLVIGGVALVIVASLGGWAYSAYSTSQEVAASQTLSPAIWDYEVFTKDSETYKQIQESDIVPMPEKVFADDAERWQAIYDGAAKALAENSTGPVAQSARLTQAAAAMHLDKADEAVKLYSAYLAGKTLKSAVPFAYMGLANAYATTGDVDKALETFDKLGEQGETHMAMATYQKAQLLDASGKAKEAKELYHEILESNPETPHRDAIERRLAFL from the coding sequence ATGGCCATCAAGATTCGCAAACGCCAGCAAGAAGGCGACGCGCCGGAGCTCGACGAGAGTGGCGTTCCTACATCGATTGATTTTGATTCGGTAGACCCCGAGTCGGGCGTGCCCCCGATCGACGCCGACCCGATTTTGGGTGCGACGATGCAGGGTGTGTCTTGGATTGAGCGAAATCTCAATCTGGTCATCGGCGGTGTTGCGCTTGTTATCGTGGCATCGCTTGGTGGATGGGCCTACTCGGCTTATTCGACCAGCCAGGAAGTCGCGGCGTCGCAGACGCTGAGCCCGGCGATTTGGGACTACGAGGTCTTCACCAAAGACTCCGAGACCTATAAGCAGATTCAAGAGAGCGATATCGTTCCGATGCCCGAGAAGGTCTTCGCCGATGACGCCGAGCGTTGGCAGGCCATCTACGACGGCGCCGCCAAGGCGCTGGCCGAGAACAGCACCGGTCCGGTCGCCCAGAGCGCGCGCCTGACCCAGGCCGCCGCCGCGATGCACCTGGACAAGGCTGACGAGGCCGTCAAGCTCTATAGCGCTTACCTTGCGGGCAAGACCCTGAAGTCGGCGGTTCCCTTCGCCTATATGGGATTGGCCAACGCCTACGCCACGACCGGTGACGTTGATAAGGCGCTGGAGACCTTCGACAAGCTCGGCGAGCAGGGTGAGACCCATATGGCCATGGCGACCTACCAGAAGGCTCAACTGCTGGACGCCAGCGGTAAAGCCAAAGAGGCCAAAGAATTGTATCATGAGATTCTTGAGAGCAACCCGGAGACGCCCCATCGCGATGCGATCGAGCGGCGCCTGGCGTTTCTTTAA